Genomic DNA from uncultured Methanospirillum sp.:
ATGATCACCGGTAGCGTGAGGACGGAGAACGCAAAGGCTGGATCGCCGATGAAGAGGAAGAGGAATGCACCAGCAACGAAATCATACTGGTCAACAAATGGCCAGCTCCCTCCACGTTCAATGCCGGCTCTTCGCTTGAAGAAACTCTTCACCATGTCACCTGCAAGTGCTCCGGTTGCAAGAAGAAAGACCGGAAGGATACTCATCCGTGGAAGTGCAGAGAAAGCAGGATACCCCTGCGCCATAATCTGAAGCAGACCGACGATACAGCCACATGCCACTCCCCCGCAAAACCCTCTGATGGTTTTTCCGTCTCCGAGAATTCTTTTTCCATCACGCCAGCTACGACCACAGTCAATAGGGATTCCCCCGCCAACAGCGGCTGCTGCCGAATTAGGAACATATGCAGGAAGCATCACCCAGAAGGCTGATGCTATGATAAGAAGGAGATCGAAGATTATAGATGCCCACTCCTGAATAAATATAAGCGTCTAATCTGCATAAATAACAGTTACAAGCGTTCGAACCTGTTATCCTCAAACCTGTGGTGGGTGATATGATACTTCTGAAAAAGACAAAGAGTCTCTGCCCTGAATGCAAAAAAGTTCTTGATGCTGAAATCAATGAGCGGGAGGGGCAGATATATATTGATCGCACATGCCCTGAGCACGGTTCGTTCTCGTTTCTGTACTGGGATGATGCTGATCTGTACAAGCGTTATGATGAATACAATATAATCGGAAATGGTCTGGATAATCCTCAGATAACCACTGATATCAGTAACTGTCCAAATGACTGTGGAATCTGTAATCACCACCACTCAACAACACTGCTTGCCAATATCGACCTGACAAACCGGTGTAATCTGAACTGTGAGTTCTGTTTTGCGAACGCCAGGGCCTGCGGGTATGTCTATGAACCAACCTTTGAGCAGATCAAAGGAATGCTCCAGGTACTCCGTTCAGAAAAACCGAACCCGGCCCCGGCAGTCCAGTTCGCTGGCGGGGAACCGACCATGCGGGAGGATCTTCTTGAGATCCTCCGTATGGCAAAAGAGCTTGGATTTCTCCAGGTCCAGCTCGCTACCAACGGCATAAAACTCGCATCAGATCCTGATTATGCACGGCAACTCAAGGAAGCCGGGCTCCAGACTGTGTATCTGCACTTTGACGGAGTTACAAAGGAGACCAACTTCAAACTTGTGCATGATCTGAAGGCTGTTGAGAACTGCAAAAAGGTCGGACTCGGGATCGTCCTGGTGCCCACGATCATCAAGACAAAGAACGATCACGAGGTCGGCGGGATCGTCCGGTTTGCATCTGAGAATATCTCGGTGATCAGGGGTGTCAACTTCCAGCCGGTCTCATTTACCGGTGCTGCCAGCCAGGAGGATATCGCCAGAGAACGGATCACCATCCCTGAACTTCTTGACCGGATCGAATCACAGACAGACGGCGCTATTATGAAGAAGGATTTCTATCCTGTGCCGTGTGTTGTGCCGGTATCTGACTTTGTCGAGACATACACAGGAAAATCGCAGATAAAGTTCACTGCTCACCAGCACTGCGGTGCAGCAACCTATATCTTTGTCAGGGAGGATGGGATCGTTCCAATCAACCGTATCGTTGACGTAGATGCGTTCTTTAACTCGATTGAACAACTGACACGAAAACTTGAGAAGAGCGGTACACTCTCCAAGAAGATGGTTGCAATCAACGGACTGCGTGAGTTTTACAACCAGTTTAAGGGTGACGAGAAGAATAAAGGACTTGATGTCTGGAAGATCCTGGGAAAAACCCTGATCACACACAACTTCGACTCTCTCAGATCGTTCCACTGGAATGCACTCTTCATCGGCACGATGCATTTCATGGATAATTACAACTATGACCTGGACCGGGTGAACCGGTGCTGCATCCATTACGCCACACCTGACGGGAAACTGATACCCTTCTGCACCTACAACAGCGGCCCGGTATACCGTGAGCAGGTATGGAAGAAGTTCAGCCAGCCGGCAGAATAACCCTCTTTTATTATGATCACGATAATTCCAAAACCAACCGATATTCCATCTGATAACTCTACCCGCATGGTGCTGGATGAACTTGATCGGATGGGAGAACCATACCGGGCAGTCTTCCTTGAAGCAATGGACCCGTTCTCATGCGGGATGGAAGGAGAGACCATCTGGGCCTGCGGTATCAGACAGAACGGGCACAACTTCGAGGCACTCTCTGCCCTCGCCCTCCATAACAGAGTCATCAATCCACCAGAAGGAATCGTCACCTGCGCAAGCAAAGTGAAGACTTCGGCCCTTCTGATGAGAGACGGGGTTCCAACACCTGAAACGTTCTTTACCGAGTCGCGTCACCTCGCCGGAGAGTTCATCAGAAAACACGGGAAGGCAGTCTCAAAACCGGTGTACGGATTTGACGGAATGGGGATTGTCCTTGTGGAAACAGAAGAGCAACTCGGCGCTCCACCATACTACCTGCAGGAGTACATCCCGAACGATCGGGACTTCAGGGTCTTTGTGATTGACGGGGAAGCAGTCGGGGCAATCATGCGTGTATCAGACAGCCTGACCCACAATATTCATCAGGGAGGGTGCGGGAGTGCAGTCTCCATCACTCCTGAGATCAATGACATCGCATCCCGGGCTACCAGAAGTGCAGGAGTGGACTATGGAGGAGTTGATCTTCTGATTCATGACGATTCGTACACTGTTCTTGAAGTGAACGGGACACCAAACTGGCATTGTATGGAGGCTCCAATCCCAAGACTTCTGGCTGAATACCTGGTCGAACAGAGAAAACAGGAAAAGCAGTAAAACAGTGCTACTTACATGTGGACCCAATCAGGGGTCAGGATCCACACTCGATCTCCTTCAGGGCTTTCTCAGCCATCTCCTGCATACGGGATGACATATGGGCGGTTGAAGGATTCTCAATATCTTTCATCGCTTTTGCGATAGCATTTCCCAACACAAATATCGCGTATTTGTGCTCCACTTTGCTCCGGTGAATCTGTGTAGGAGTTATCTTCAGCGACTCGTACTCACTAAAGTCAGAATCAGGGTTATTCTCCTGAAGATAATCCTTCACATCGATGAGCATCTGATGGAGTGAGATCAGTTCCTCTTTATGCACACTATCACTCCTCATTTACACATTGACCTGAAAAATATAAAATATTAGGCTCGTTCGCTTATCTGAAGGGAATAAGACGGACAGATGCAGGTCGACGGACTATACCGGTAAAAGAAGGTGCGGCCAGGAATTTGATGCCAAGGAGGGAGAGTTGGTCAAGAAGCTGCTGATTGACATCCTGGTCGATGACAACTCCCTGAAATGTCTGATCGTCAGGAATTGCGGACTCCTCAATCTGTGAAACCGGCATCTCAAGTGCCACATCTCCTTCTCCCGAGAGCATTCTGATAACTCCCCTTTCTCGAACCTCACTGATATGGGTAAAGACCGATCTTGGTTGATACGGAGGTTCTGACACCTCTTCAACAGGAGATTCAGATGGTGCCGGTGTAGACTCTGATACTGGTTCAGAGGATTCTGATTCTTCTATCGAACCTTCAGATGTTTCAGATGGAATTGCCTGTTCTTCAGGTACTTCACTCTTATGAACTCGTTTCTCCTCTTTGCCCCGGTTTGAAAGGTACTCGGCTACACGATCTTCAAGCACGTACTCGATCGGTACCTTGTTACGCAGAGACTTGATGATCTCCTTGCGTGAGAGATCCTCGACCGACTCTCCCCTGGGAGGAAATGCAACAAAGTCGATGTCAGTGACTTCAAGGAGCTCACGGAGAATAAGATCGCCCCCGCGGTCACCATCCAGGAATGCCGTTGCAGTCTTTTTGTGGCACATGTTGATGATCGTACCCGGAACGCTGGTTCCTTCAACTGCAATGGCATTCTTTATCCCGGCCCGAAGGAGGTTTATCACATCTGCTCTGCCTTCAACCACAATAATGGCATCTGACTGCAGGACATTCGGGCCGGCAGGAACATTATCCGGGCCGATGGTCTCAATCTTCTCCACACGCTGACTCTCCCTGACTGCATCGATGAGGGAGTCAGGATCTATTCCAGGTTCCTCAAACTCCAGAAGCAGAGATTTTGCCCGTTCGATGATCTGGTTCCGTTTGGTGACCCTGATGTCCTCAATGTTCTGAACCTGTACCTGTGCAGTACAGGGGCCGACCCGGCTGATCGTCTCCATGGATGCAGCCAGGATGGCGGTTTCAGCACGATCAAGTGAGGTGGAGACCAGGATCTCACCTGATGATCTGCCCTGCCTGCTCACAACCCTGACATCGATACGGCCGAGCCTGCCCTGACGCTGCAGCTCTCGCAGTTCCAGTTCAGAGCCGAGCAGGCCCTCGATCTGCCCAAAGATAGCACCGACTACGTCTGACCGGTCAACCACCCCGTCTGCCTGAACGGTAAGGTGAATCCGGTATTTCGTAGTCTCCTGCTCATACAATCCCACAACCTCCGCGAGCAATAATAAGTATCATAATATGGCAAGACAGTCTCTCACAAAGTATTTAAACAATACGATGATGAGCTGCAGAACCAGTCAAAAAAACTACGAAAACGTTGACATCAGCTCAGCAAGACTCTGCCCAAGGGTCACATCAGTGATCCCATCTACCCTGATCCGTTTGATCGAGGATGTCTGCCCGCTGATTATCTGCACAGCACTCTTCGGTACTGCAAGGGTTTCAGCAATAAGACTGATGATCGCTTTGTTGGCTTTTCCTTCAACTGCCTGGGCTTTTACCTGGATACCAATCGCCTGACGCCAGGGGTTATACCCGGTGGGGAACCGTTCCATACGGCTGCCTGCTGATACTTCAATCGTGAAAATAGTCCCGCCGTCAACAGCGAGAAGTGCAGCCCTGATCTCATCAGGAGTGGTCATAAGAGTTGTCACCCGGCATTAACAAATGGTGTTCATCAGTGGCTTTTGCCGTCCTTCACCCATTAAACGCCCTCTGCCGGGCGGTGCCGTAATATGTACCATTTCCGGGTTGTCCCATGGATCATATCTTGAGTCTTCATTAGATCTCCCGGGGACCTATGGAAATGAGGAAGGCACACCACACTATTCACTTCTCCGGAATATAGCCTCTTCCCTTCAGCCACATGGGATCTGTTCTGATACAGGTCCCATTTTCATACGCAATCTGCCCTGACATGATAACCTGACTGGGAAATACACCGACCATGCCCTCATACGGAGTCCATCCAGCTTTGGATGAGAGATCGTCTGCACGAATCTTCCTGCCGGTCTTTGGATAGAGCGCAAAATCGGCACGCATTCCCGGCTGATACCCGGCTGGTTCAATCCCGAGTATCTGTGCAGGTCTTGTTGAGGTCTTTTGTATTACGTCGGTAAGAGGTATCCGCCCCTCTAGCACTTCTGTCATCAGAAGAGGGATCATGGTCTCAACTCCCGGTATTCCGGATGGGGCATCACGGAAACCTGCTGACTTTTCCTGCTGAGTATGGGGGGCATGATCAGAAGCAATGACATCGATCGAGTCCCAGCATTCCCAGAGCCTCTTCCGTTCTGCCTCTGTCCGGATTGGAGGATTCACCTTGGCATGTGTATCTTCAGGTTCGCAGGATTCATGAGAGAGGAAGAGATGATGAGGAGTAACTTCGATAGTTCCACTACCCTGTTCCCTGATATCTGCAATCGTATCAGCAGCTGATACATGGCAGAAATGAATCCGTGATCCGGGCGGGGTAAGATCCCGGATCATCCTCACGGCCTCCCGCTCACCAGCAATGGATCGCAGGGTATCATGAGCAGCAAGAGTGGTATCCTGACCCTCCTGCACAACCTCTGCATGGAGGGTTATCAGCCCGTCAAGACTCCTGATTTTGTGTATGGCTGATTTGAGATCGTCACGGGAGAGTGCCTCACCATAACTTGAGGGGCCTGCGAAGGTCTCGCCAAATGCCATCGCACCTGCACAGGCCATTCCTTCAAGGTCGGCATCTGTAGTTACTCCTGCGTTGATGGCAAAGTGACAATAGGTCTGTTTTTCTGCCAGGTGAGCACGGTCCTGTAGGATCTTCCCGGTTGTAACAGGAGGTATTGTGTTCGGCTGGTCGACAACAACCGTAACACCGCCTGCAAGAGCGCTTTTTGTACCTGACTCCCAGTCCTCTTTGTGTGCCTGGGACCCGTCCCGCATATGCACGTGCATATCGATACCTGCAGGAAGCACGAGCAGATCACTGCACCTGCAGACTGTATCTGCTCTTTCTGATGCACCGATATGAGTGACCTTTCCCCCGGAGAGTGAGATGTCACATACCCTGCCTCCCGGTATCAGGACATCCCGTAGCACCATCACTTCCTGCATCTGATCCATACCACAGGTTTGACCTTGCAGGTCATAGATTCGCGTACCCTAAAGCTAAAAATGGATATAACTGATCAGAAGGATCAGCCTGAACGCCGGATCTTCCATCTGGAATAGATGAAGTATCCGGCAGCAGCAAGGATGATGACGGGGAGCAGTGTCATGATCAGGACCACCAACCAGACAACAGTTTCTGTAAATCCTGAAATGGCTTCACTGATTACTGATGAAATTGAATACCCTGTTGACGGGACCGCAGACTCTGGTTCTGAGAGCCGGATGGTCAGGGTAGAGAAGGCAACCCTGTTGTCCAGGTACTTCATCTTCCCGGTGATCCGGTCGAGTTCAACCTGGATCCGTTCGATCTCACGTTGAACTTCAAGAATCTCAGAGACATTGACTGCCTGACCGAGGATCCTGTTATACTGGGCGAGCTGGTTTGTCAGAGCAGTCTTCTGGGCATCAAGATCGACATACTCTTCGGTGACATCCTGGGCTGTGACACTACTGGTGATAACTTTACCAAGACTCTGTATGGCTTTCAGAGTCTCCTCAAACTTTGCTGAAGGAACGCGAACGGTCACAACACCGGAGTACCGGTCCTCGCGTCCTGCTGAAACTGATGAAGACTGAATAGCACCATCAAAAGAAGAAGCAATCTCTCTGACAGACTCCGCGGCCTTCCTGACATCAGGAACCTGTAGGGAGAGATCTGCCGTATTGATGATCTTCTGTTCTGATGGTGAGAGCGATCCTGATGGTGTTGCAACCGGATTTGTTCCACCAGCCATCCGTTTTTCTGCCATAGCCGGAGCAGGAGCGGCTGCCTCCTGAGCTGAGCCGTAGGTATCCATGGTATTGGATCCTGAAAAAACAGAATCAGATGACTTTTCTAGTGCTGTGCATCCGGAGACCAGAATCAACAAACAGAGCAGCAGTGAGAGAAGAGTCTGGGGCAGCATAGGCAATACTCTGCATAGGAGGATAAAAGGTAGGTAGGTGGATATTGGGCACGCCTTAGTGCTCGCGTTACCTGATCACAATCGTGGAGATCCTGGCATGGGTAACGATGTACGTACTGACACTGCCAAGCAGAATCCGCTGGCCCAGACCTTTCCCGGTTGAACCTACTGCAATAAGGTCTGCCCCTATCTCATCTGCAGCTTTCAGGATCTCACTCCGCGGGTCTCCGAGCTTTACCAGCAGATTGATCGTGATGCCGTGATCGTGGGCGATATTCTTCACCCTCTCGGTCACCATCTCTTTCTCATCTGCGATGATCCGATCCCGGATCTCATGAAGCGTTGAGATCCCTTCATACCCGGCTGCTCCCTCAATTGTTGCATATTTAGATGGGGAGATGACATAAATCGCGTGTAATTCAATATCCTGGGGATTGAGATATTCAATCACCTTCAGAAGTGCGGTGTCTGCTTCAGGTGAACCGTCAACTGCAGTAAGTACTTTCCTGATCATGGATGATCTGCATATGTCTTCTCCTGATATTAGCCTGTCTGATTATTACAAGAAAAACCGTCTTCACATCTGCGTTGAGTCTTCGCATTCTGTATGATTCTCCTATCGGACAGTCGTATGAAACAATGAATCAGACAGACTATTATCACTGAATTTTTCCTGACAAGCGGGAAGCCTCATGAGGAGGTACAGACAATCTCCTATGAGCATGTCCGTCAATCCTCTCGATCTCTTTCTCAATCTCGATCACTCGCTCTCCCAGATGGCAGGTGAACTTGGACCGCTCATCTACCTTGTCCTGTTCATAATAATCTTCTGCGAAACCGGGTTTGTGATAACTCCATTCCTTCCTGGCGATTCACTCCTGTTTATTGCAGGAGCCTTAGCAGGATCCGGGGTGCTTGATCTCCCGACGCTGCTTGTCATCGTTGCAGTAGCTGCCATCCTTGGGGATACTGTTAACTTCTGGATCGGGCGATATGCCGGTGAGAGGATGATGACCGGGAGACTCTCAGGATTCGTAAAAGGTGAATGGATTGAGTTCACCAGGGAGTTCTATGCACGATGGGGAGGAGCGACCATCGTGGTGGCACGGTTTGTACCTTACATCAGGACCTTTGCCCCGTTCCTCGCTGGAATCGGAAACATGCATTACCGCTGGTTCCTGATCTACAACATAGCAGGCGGAGTTCTCTGGGCAGGAGGACTTGTGCTCGGAGGGTATATCCTGGGAAACGTTCCGGTTGTTCAGGATAATGTCGGGGTGCTGATGTGGTTTGTCCTGCTGCTCTGCCTCTTTGCCGTGGGTATGGTTATCAAGATGCTTCTTCAGGGGATCATGCACAGGCGTGATCCATAACCATCGTTTGTTACTCATGTCGAGGAAAATTCTATCTTTTGGAACGCCAACTCTACTCTGGAATCAGGAACAGAGTGAAAATTCAGGTATTCATGATATGGGTGTGATTCAGAACGGCATCTGAAGAAGGTCTCAAGGCAGTATGTATCATTGCGCGAAACAAGTCAGGGGTCTTGAAAGATATTGCCACAGTGTTTGCCGAACACCAGGCAAACATCATCATGATACATCTTGATGCCTGTGAAGGACAGTGTGATGAAACGAACGAAGAACTCTATGTTGAGTTCGAAGGAGAGATCATCGAGGATCATCTCATCACCAGTCTTCAGAACCTTCCCGGGGTAAGTGAGGTCATCATTCACCGGTCGTTCGGGGACATATTCGGAAAGCGGGTGATCATCATCGGCGGGGGGGCACAGGTGGCCCAGGTTGCCTTGGGAGCGGTAAACGAGGCTGACCGGCATAATATCAGGGGTGAGAAGATATCTGTTGATACCATCCCGCTCGTCGGCGAGAAGACACTTGCCCAGGCAGTTGATGCGGTTTCACGGTTGCCCAGAGCTTCCATGCTTGTCCTTGCCGGTTCCCTGATGGGGGGTGAGGTCTCAAAAGCAGTTGACCGGGTGAGAGCATCAGGAATTCCGGTGATTGCTCTCAACATGGCAGGAACGGTTGTTGATCATGCAGACCTGGTTGTGACAGATCCGATACAGGCCGGTGTCTTTGCAGTTATGCATGTCTCGTCAATAGCAGTCTTCAATATATACCGGGTTCAGGGGAGAAAATTTTGAAAGAACAGATAAAAAAAGCCGTTGAAGTCCTCAATAAGGATGGACTGATTGTATATCCGACCGACACACTCTATGGTCTCGGGGCTGACGCCCTTTCAGAAGAGGCGATTCATAAGGTGTTCGAGGCAAAAGGGCGCGAATACCACAAGCCACTCTCGATCGCGGTCTGTGATCGTGATATGATCGCAGCCGTCGCCTATGTGGATGAGATTGCAGAAGCGTTTCTTGATGAATTCATGCCAGGGCCGGTAACGCTGGTTCTGAAAGCCCGGTCTGTGCTTCCATCACTCCTGACCGCGGGAACCAATCTAATCGGGATCAGATACCCGGCACAGGATGTGGCACTTGAGATCATCAACAGGTTTGATAGCCCGATAACAGCAACGAGCGCTAACCTTTCGGGAGCACCATCACCGATAACGGTGAACGATGCCCTGGTTCCGCATGATCTTGCCATTGATGTCGGAGCACTCAGGGGTACCCCGTCAACAGTAGTGGACCTCGTGAACATGGAGATCATTCGTCCGGGTGCAGACATTGAGCGGATAGCCGCATTACTTGCAGAGTGGCTTGAATGAACTCACGGCCACTTCGAATCCGCGATTTTGTTCGTGATGCAGATAACTGGCTGTATGCAGTTGCAGCTTATGATACAGCCGGTGGCGCTGGATGCGTTCTCAGGTATATCCCTGATCAGGCAGGTGAACGGGTTGACCCCACCGGAACACGATACAGGAAGGTCGCGTTTGAAGAGGCGTATGATCTTATAGAAAAGAAGAAGCCGGAGTACTCGGGCCTTGTTCACCGGATCCCTCTTTCAGACATCACCGAGATCCTCAAACCTGAAGAACAATTGGCAGCACTTGCGGCAAGGGACGGGCAGGTACAGCGGTTCAAAGAGATCTTCGCTCTGCCTGATGGCACCTTTGGTGTCACCGGATCACGACTGTGTGGAATTGCTGATTCCAGTTCAGACATCGACGGTGTTGTGTACGGCAAGTGGTTTTCACATGCACAGGAACGGCTGAGACAAGGGATCGCATCAGGTGAGATCGAAGACCTTGATGATGCACTCTGGAAGTCGGTGTACAAAAAACGTAATCCGGATCTCGGGTATGATGAGTTCATCCTCCATGAACAGCGGAAATGGAACCGTGGCCAGATAGATGGTACATATTTCGACCTGCTATATTCCCGGGGATATGATGATCTGCCAGGTTTTGTCATGCGTAAAGGGGAGGTTCTTGGTACCACAACCATTGAGGCAACAGTCACCGATGACACATTTGCGTATGACAGCCCGTCAATCTTTGAAGTATCTCACCCGGAGATCACTCGTGTGTTATCTTTTACCCATACCTACACCGGTCAGGCGAAAAAGGGTGAGAGGATAGAGGCCCAGGGTATCGTGGAGAAGCACGGTGATCAGAAGTGGCTGATCGTGGGAACCACCCGGGAAGCAAAGGGAGAATTCATCAGGTCACTCTCACTTCTTGAAGAGAATACTTGACAGAGTCCTGGGCTTGTCCTGGTTGCACTGATTCGTATACAGACAATTTTTACACGGGGCATGCACCGGCTTTTCCGGAAGATCGCCCTTCAACACTTTTTGGGCCATTCGTAAACCCTGCAGCATTCT
This window encodes:
- a CDS encoding CDP-2,3-bis-(O-geranylgeranyl)-sn-glycerol synthase — its product is MLPAYVPNSAAAAVGGGIPIDCGRSWRDGKRILGDGKTIRGFCGGVACGCIVGLLQIMAQGYPAFSALPRMSILPVFLLATGALAGDMVKSFFKRRAGIERGGSWPFVDQYDFVAGAFLFLFIGDPAFAFSVLTLPVIITILIITPVLHRVVNIIGYKMGVKDVPW
- a CDS encoding UPF0058 family protein translates to MHKEELISLHQMLIDVKDYLQENNPDSDFSEYESLKITPTQIHRSKVEHKYAIFVLGNAIAKAMKDIENPSTAHMSSRMQEMAEKALKEIECGS
- a CDS encoding universal stress protein, which translates into the protein MIRKVLTAVDGSPEADTALLKVIEYLNPQDIELHAIYVISPSKYATIEGAAGYEGISTLHEIRDRIIADEKEMVTERVKNIAHDHGITINLLVKLGDPRSEILKAADEIGADLIAVGSTGKGLGQRILLGSVSTYIVTHARISTIVIR
- a CDS encoding L-threonylcarbamoyladenylate synthase — translated: MKEQIKKAVEVLNKDGLIVYPTDTLYGLGADALSEEAIHKVFEAKGREYHKPLSIAVCDRDMIAAVAYVDEIAEAFLDEFMPGPVTLVLKARSVLPSLLTAGTNLIGIRYPAQDVALEIINRFDSPITATSANLSGAPSPITVNDALVPHDLAIDVGALRGTPSTVVDLVNMEIIRPGADIERIAALLAEWLE
- a CDS encoding tetraether lipid synthase Tes, which encodes MLLKKTKSLCPECKKVLDAEINEREGQIYIDRTCPEHGSFSFLYWDDADLYKRYDEYNIIGNGLDNPQITTDISNCPNDCGICNHHHSTTLLANIDLTNRCNLNCEFCFANARACGYVYEPTFEQIKGMLQVLRSEKPNPAPAVQFAGGEPTMREDLLEILRMAKELGFLQVQLATNGIKLASDPDYARQLKEAGLQTVYLHFDGVTKETNFKLVHDLKAVENCKKVGLGIVLVPTIIKTKNDHEVGGIVRFASENISVIRGVNFQPVSFTGAASQEDIARERITIPELLDRIESQTDGAIMKKDFYPVPCVVPVSDFVETYTGKSQIKFTAHQHCGAATYIFVREDGIVPINRIVDVDAFFNSIEQLTRKLEKSGTLSKKMVAINGLREFYNQFKGDEKNKGLDVWKILGKTLITHNFDSLRSFHWNALFIGTMHFMDNYNYDLDRVNRCCIHYATPDGKLIPFCTYNSGPVYREQVWKKFSQPAE
- the dnaG gene encoding DNA primase DnaG, which codes for MYEQETTKYRIHLTVQADGVVDRSDVVGAIFGQIEGLLGSELELRELQRQGRLGRIDVRVVSRQGRSSGEILVSTSLDRAETAILAASMETISRVGPCTAQVQVQNIEDIRVTKRNQIIERAKSLLLEFEEPGIDPDSLIDAVRESQRVEKIETIGPDNVPAGPNVLQSDAIIVVEGRADVINLLRAGIKNAIAVEGTSVPGTIINMCHKKTATAFLDGDRGGDLILRELLEVTDIDFVAFPPRGESVEDLSRKEIIKSLRNKVPIEYVLEDRVAEYLSNRGKEEKRVHKSEVPEEQAIPSETSEGSIEESESSEPVSESTPAPSESPVEEVSEPPYQPRSVFTHISEVRERGVIRMLSGEGDVALEMPVSQIEESAIPDDQTFQGVVIDQDVNQQLLDQLSLLGIKFLAAPSFTGIVRRPASVRLIPFR
- a CDS encoding ATP-grasp domain-containing protein, which produces MITIIPKPTDIPSDNSTRMVLDELDRMGEPYRAVFLEAMDPFSCGMEGETIWACGIRQNGHNFEALSALALHNRVINPPEGIVTCASKVKTSALLMRDGVPTPETFFTESRHLAGEFIRKHGKAVSKPVYGFDGMGIVLVETEEQLGAPPYYLQEYIPNDRDFRVFVIDGEAVGAIMRVSDSLTHNIHQGGCGSAVSITPEINDIASRATRSAGVDYGGVDLLIHDDSYTVLEVNGTPNWHCMEAPIPRLLAEYLVEQRKQEKQ
- the pyrC gene encoding dihydroorotase → MDQMQEVMVLRDVLIPGGRVCDISLSGGKVTHIGASERADTVCRCSDLLVLPAGIDMHVHMRDGSQAHKEDWESGTKSALAGGVTVVVDQPNTIPPVTTGKILQDRAHLAEKQTYCHFAINAGVTTDADLEGMACAGAMAFGETFAGPSSYGEALSRDDLKSAIHKIRSLDGLITLHAEVVQEGQDTTLAAHDTLRSIAGEREAVRMIRDLTPPGSRIHFCHVSAADTIADIREQGSGTIEVTPHHLFLSHESCEPEDTHAKVNPPIRTEAERKRLWECWDSIDVIASDHAPHTQQEKSAGFRDAPSGIPGVETMIPLLMTEVLEGRIPLTDVIQKTSTRPAQILGIEPAGYQPGMRADFALYPKTGRKIRADDLSSKAGWTPYEGMVGVFPSQVIMSGQIAYENGTCIRTDPMWLKGRGYIPEK
- a CDS encoding DUF167 domain-containing protein, which codes for MTTPDEIRAALLAVDGGTIFTIEVSAGSRMERFPTGYNPWRQAIGIQVKAQAVEGKANKAIISLIAETLAVPKSAVQIISGQTSSIKRIRVDGITDVTLGQSLAELMSTFS
- a CDS encoding DNA polymerase subunit beta; this encodes MNSRPLRIRDFVRDADNWLYAVAAYDTAGGAGCVLRYIPDQAGERVDPTGTRYRKVAFEEAYDLIEKKKPEYSGLVHRIPLSDITEILKPEEQLAALAARDGQVQRFKEIFALPDGTFGVTGSRLCGIADSSSDIDGVVYGKWFSHAQERLRQGIASGEIEDLDDALWKSVYKKRNPDLGYDEFILHEQRKWNRGQIDGTYFDLLYSRGYDDLPGFVMRKGEVLGTTTIEATVTDDTFAYDSPSIFEVSHPEITRVLSFTHTYTGQAKKGERIEAQGIVEKHGDQKWLIVGTTREAKGEFIRSLSLLEENT
- a CDS encoding VTT domain-containing protein — encoded protein: MSMSVNPLDLFLNLDHSLSQMAGELGPLIYLVLFIIIFCETGFVITPFLPGDSLLFIAGALAGSGVLDLPTLLVIVAVAAILGDTVNFWIGRYAGERMMTGRLSGFVKGEWIEFTREFYARWGGATIVVARFVPYIRTFAPFLAGIGNMHYRWFLIYNIAGGVLWAGGLVLGGYILGNVPVVQDNVGVLMWFVLLLCLFAVGMVIKMLLQGIMHRRDP
- a CDS encoding DUF5612 domain-containing protein — protein: MIARNKSGVLKDIATVFAEHQANIIMIHLDACEGQCDETNEELYVEFEGEIIEDHLITSLQNLPGVSEVIIHRSFGDIFGKRVIIIGGGAQVAQVALGAVNEADRHNIRGEKISVDTIPLVGEKTLAQAVDAVSRLPRASMLVLAGSLMGGEVSKAVDRVRASGIPVIALNMAGTVVDHADLVVTDPIQAGVFAVMHVSSIAVFNIYRVQGRKF
- a CDS encoding DUF4349 domain-containing protein, with amino-acid sequence MLPQTLLSLLLCLLILVSGCTALEKSSDSVFSGSNTMDTYGSAQEAAAPAPAMAEKRMAGGTNPVATPSGSLSPSEQKIINTADLSLQVPDVRKAAESVREIASSFDGAIQSSSVSAGREDRYSGVVTVRVPSAKFEETLKAIQSLGKVITSSVTAQDVTEEYVDLDAQKTALTNQLAQYNRILGQAVNVSEILEVQREIERIQVELDRITGKMKYLDNRVAFSTLTIRLSEPESAVPSTGYSISSVISEAISGFTETVVWLVVLIMTLLPVIILAAAGYFIYSRWKIRRSG